A single window of Penaeus chinensis breed Huanghai No. 1 chromosome 9, ASM1920278v2, whole genome shotgun sequence DNA harbors:
- the LOC125028680 gene encoding glycine-rich protein 23-like, with amino-acid sequence MAPSGESRGRGGRAGTALALVLMVAVAEVRAAALASYDQRTSDRIRGGYDGDSLFDSPHQDHYHHHVYELVRKPVAAPIGLGAGLLPGLAGLGGLAGLGGLGGLGGLGLGLKGLGGLGGLGLGLKGLGVTGVSSAGGLPLLGLGGLGGLGGLGGLGGLGSLGLGLGLGGLGGLGLGLTGLAHLAKLHALGLGLGGLGYSSLYGASTPYGISPIARSSSYNLGDSKTTSGW; translated from the coding sequence ATGGCGCCTTCGGGAGAGTCTCGCGGCCGCGGCGGCCGAGCGGGCACGGCGCTGGCCCTGGTGCTCATGGTCGCCGTGGCCGAGGTGCGGGCGGCGGCGCTGGCCTCCTACGACCAGCGCACCTCCGACAGGATCCGCGGCGGCTACGACGGCGACAGCCTCTTCGACAGCCCGCACCAggaccactaccaccaccacgtCTACGAGCTCGTTAGGAAGCCCGTGGCGGCGCCCATCGGCCTCGGCGCCGGCCTCCTCCCGGGCCTCGCGGGGCTCGGGGGACTCGCCGGACTCGGCGGCCTCGGCGGACTCGGAGGCCTCGGTCTGGGGCTGAAGGGCCTCGGCGGCCTCGGAGGACTCGGCCTGGGGCTGAAGGGCCTCGGGGTCACCGGAGTCTCGAGCGCCGGCGGCCTCCCGCTGCTCGGGCTAGGCGGCCTGGGCGGACTGGGCGGTCTGGGCGGACTGGGCGGCCTGGGCAGCCTGGGCTTGGGGCTCGGCCTCGGAGGCCTCGGAGGACTCGGCCTGGGACTCACCGGCCTCGCCCACCTCGCCAAGCTGCACGCCCTCGGGCTCGGCCTCGGCGGCCTCGGGTACAGCTCGCTCTACGGGGCATCCACGCCCTACGGCATCAGTCCCATCGCGAGGTCCTCCTCCTACAACCTCGGGGACTCCAAGACGACTTCGGGCTGGTGA